One Pseudorasbora parva isolate DD20220531a chromosome 8, ASM2467924v1, whole genome shotgun sequence DNA window includes the following coding sequences:
- the foxn1 gene encoding forkhead box protein N1, producing MSSASQGLAFPSVSSRSSSSSSPISSSCELQPFDPLGSPCFQMPESQCHQSNVGEGFAPYSQSESVPYRQKSTIAERFRRHSIDGSPVEQESGLTENNHYHPYRRQCSEGAVSEVQPFSCLRRAGKLTTADGLEEQSSWSPLSTDVETTSIMGTQHPYNESQTSSEEPPGYTSVNHQTYSAISPVQHQFYSSRGIDTVSHYYSQNLSSQTSQDNSAQTLYPKPVYSYSILIFLALRNSKTGSLPVSEIYSFMTDHFPYFKTAPDGWKNSVRHNLSLNKCFEKVENKNGNSSRKGCLWALNPAKVEKMQEELHKWRRKDPLTVRRSMARPEELERLLGERPEKLKTLGAHFSLPSSHTYSQPLRVTMHPVYGHQPVHETSVLHQKSLYNPLPSQNVVPPPPYLPPDSLAFPYYSPVTHQPSAGHPSSPRTGSLDSPLPAHTPPIYSTGLQADHSATASMQELLLDGEISNDVDALNPSLTDLQLHGNLWEQLRNDSLAPDSLVVMDTTPSLLQLSPTQLRDSVGVCGSLAETEGGVQGSVSGLYLSGLCTTVFPGADMSGLLSSSGNTPIPLL from the exons ATGTCCTCTGCGTCCCAGGGCTTGGCTTTTCCATCCGTCagcagcagaagcagcagcagcagctcaCCAATTTCTTCTTCTTGTGAACTACAACCATTTGACCCTCTCGGGTCACCCTGCTTTCAGATGCCAGAGTCACAG TGTCACCAGAGCAATGTTGGAGAGGGGTTTGCACCGTACTCCCAAAGCGAAAGTGTTCCCTACAGGCAGAAGAGCACTATTGCGGAACGCTTTCGTAGACACAGTATTGATGGGAGTCCCGTTGAACAAGAATCTGGCCTGACGGAGAACAATCACTACCATCCGTACAGGCGTCAATGCAGTGAAGGGGCCGTCAGTGAGGTTCAACCCTTCAGCTGTCTCAGAAGAGCTGGGAAACTCACCACGGCCGATGGATTGGAGGAACAATCTTCTTGGAGTCCATTGAGCACTGATGTGGAGACGACAAGCATAATG GGAACTCAACACCCCTACAATGAGTCTCAGACGAGCTCCGAAGAACCTCCTGGCTACACATCAGTTAACCATCAGACGTACAGTGCCATCAGTCCTGTACAACATCAG TTTTACTCTTCAAGAGGAATAGACACGGTGTCTCACTACTATAGCCAAAACCTCTCATCACAAACGTCTCAAGACAATTCTGCCCAGACACTCTACCCTAAACCTGTCTACTCCTACAG TATTCTCATCTTTCTGGCTCTGAGGAATAGCAAAACAGGCAGTCTGCCAGTAAGTGAGATCTACAGCTTCATGACGGATCATTTCCCCTACTTCAAG ACAGCACCTGATGGCTGGAAGAATTCTGTCCGACACAACCTCTCTTTGAACAAGTGCTTTGAGAAAGTAGAGAACAAGAATGGGAACTCTTCTCGAAAAGGCTGCCTGTGGGCCCTGAACCCAGCGAAGGTAGAGAAGATGCAAGAGGAACTTCACAAGTGGAGACGTAAAGACCCACTGACTGTACGGAGGAGCATGGCCCGGCCAG AGGAGCTGGAACGTCTGCTTGGTGAGAGACCTGAAAAATTGAAGACTCTTGGAGCTCACTTCAGTCTGCCAAGCAGCCATACATATTCTCAGCCCTTAAGAGTCACCATGCATCCTGTCTACGGACATCAGCCCGTCCATGAGACTAGTGTCCTGCATCAGAAGTCTCTCTACAATCCTTTACCCTCTCAAAATGTCGTCCCGCCTCCCCCGTACTTACCTCCAGACTCTTTAGCTTTCCCATACTACTCTCCTGTCACCCATCAGCCCAGCGCTGGGCACCCCTCCAGTCCCAGGACAGGTAGCTTGGATTCCCCCTTACCAGCACACACCCCACCAATCTACAGCACCGGCCTGCAGGCTGATCACAGCGCTACAGCGAGCATGCAGGAGCTTCTGCTGGACGGagaaatcagtaatgatgtcgaTGCATTAAATCCCAGCCTCACAGATCTACAATTACATG gGAATCTTTGGGAGCAGCTAAGGAATGACAGCCTCGCTCCAGATTCACTGGTAGTTATGGACACAACCCCTTCCCTACTCCAGCTCAGTCCCACTCAATTACGGGACAGCGTGGGGGTCTGTGGGAGTCTAGCGGAGACTGAAGGTGGGGTGCAAGGCAGCGTTTCTGGGCTGTATCTCAGCGGGCTCTGCACAACCGTTTTCCCCGGTGCAGACATGT